Proteins encoded within one genomic window of Drosophila willistoni isolate 14030-0811.24 chromosome XL unlocalized genomic scaffold, UCI_dwil_1.1 Seg141, whole genome shotgun sequence:
- the LOC6648268 gene encoding dual specificity mitogen-activated protein kinase kinase dSOR1 isoform X2, with amino-acid sequence MSKNKLNLVLPPVNTDSTVAAAQVAPTPPFKTPSGTDLLGKPKTSIDALTETLEGLDMDDTERKRIKVFLSQKEKIGELSDEDLEKLGELGSGNGGVVMKVRHTHTHLIMARKLIHLEVKPAIKKQILRELKVLHECNFPHIVGFYGAFYSDGEISICMEYMDGGSLDLILKRAGRIPESILGRITLAVLKGLSYLRDKHAIIHRDVKPSNILVNSSGEIKICDFGVSGQLIDSMANSFVGTRSYMSPERLQGTHYSVQSDIWSLGLSLVEMAIGMYPIPPPDTVTMEAIFAENSDGDGNQTVLEPKVMAIFELLDYIVNEPPPKLEHKIFSDEFKDFVDICLKKQPDERADLKTLLSHRWIRKAELEEVDISGWVCKTMDLPPSTPKRNTSPN; translated from the exons ATGTCGAAAAACAAGCTGAACCTGGTACTGCCGCCGGTTAATACGGATTCAACTGTTGCGGCAGCCCAAGTGGCACCAACACCACCATTCAAAACTCCATCGGGAACAGa TTTGCTGGGCAAGCCAAAGACGAGCATCGATGCCTTAACGGAAACTCTCGAGGGCCTAGACATGGACGACACGGAACGGAAACGGATCAAAGTGTTTCTCAGTCAAAAGGAAAAGATCGGTGAACTGTCAGATGAAGATTTGGAGAAATTGGGCGAACTTGGCTCTGGAAATGGCGGAGTCGTAATGAAAGTCCGTCATACGCACACACATCTCATAATGGCACGAAAACTGATTCATCTTGAGGTGAAACCGGCAATTAAGAAGCAAATCCTTCGTGAACTTAAAGTGCTCCATGAGTGCAATTTCCCGCATATAGTTGGCTTCTATGGGGCCTTTTACAGCGATGGAGAGATAAGCATATGCATGGAATATATGGATGGCGGCTCACTAGATCTCATATTGAAACGAGCTGGCCGCATACCCGAATCCATATTGGGTCGCATCACTTTGGCGGTACTCAAAGGATTGAGCTATTTACGAGACAAGCATGCTATTATTCATAGGGATGTGAAGCCAAGTAATATACTCGTCAATAGCAGCGGAGAGATAAAAATCTGTGATTTTGGTGTATCGGGTCAATTGATTGACTCGATGGCCAACTCCTTCGTGGGCACACGCAGTTACATGTCG CCGGAACGATTACAAGGTACTCACTATTCAGTACAGTCGGACATTTGGTCGTTGGGCCTATCCTTAGTTGAAATGGCCATCGGCATGTATCCAATACCACCACCAGATACTGTAACCATGGAGGCCATTTTCGCTGAGAACTCTGATGGTGATGGGAATCAAACTGTATTGGAGCCAAAAGTGATGGCCATATTTGAACTGCTTGATTATATTGTTAATGAACCGCCACCTAAATTGGaacataaaatattttccGATGAGTTTAAGGACTTTGTAGACATCTGCCTCAAAAAGCAGCCCGATGAACGGGCCGATCTCAAGACCCTTCTG AGTCATCGCTGGATACGAAAAGCGGAGCTAGAGGAAGTAGATATATCAGGTTGGGTCTGCAAGACAATGGATTTGCCGCCATCGACGCCAAAGCGCAATACATCGCCCAACTAA
- the LOC6648268 gene encoding dual specificity mitogen-activated protein kinase kinase dSOR1 isoform X1 yields the protein MSKNKLNLVLPPVNTDSTVAAAQVAPTPPFKTPSGTETHSLLGKPKTSIDALTETLEGLDMDDTERKRIKVFLSQKEKIGELSDEDLEKLGELGSGNGGVVMKVRHTHTHLIMARKLIHLEVKPAIKKQILRELKVLHECNFPHIVGFYGAFYSDGEISICMEYMDGGSLDLILKRAGRIPESILGRITLAVLKGLSYLRDKHAIIHRDVKPSNILVNSSGEIKICDFGVSGQLIDSMANSFVGTRSYMSPERLQGTHYSVQSDIWSLGLSLVEMAIGMYPIPPPDTVTMEAIFAENSDGDGNQTVLEPKVMAIFELLDYIVNEPPPKLEHKIFSDEFKDFVDICLKKQPDERADLKTLLSHRWIRKAELEEVDISGWVCKTMDLPPSTPKRNTSPN from the exons ATGTCGAAAAACAAGCTGAACCTGGTACTGCCGCCGGTTAATACGGATTCAACTGTTGCGGCAGCCCAAGTGGCACCAACACCACCATTCAAAACTCCATCGGGAACAGa AACACATAGTTTGCTGGGCAAGCCAAAGACGAGCATCGATGCCTTAACGGAAACTCTCGAGGGCCTAGACATGGACGACACGGAACGGAAACGGATCAAAGTGTTTCTCAGTCAAAAGGAAAAGATCGGTGAACTGTCAGATGAAGATTTGGAGAAATTGGGCGAACTTGGCTCTGGAAATGGCGGAGTCGTAATGAAAGTCCGTCATACGCACACACATCTCATAATGGCACGAAAACTGATTCATCTTGAGGTGAAACCGGCAATTAAGAAGCAAATCCTTCGTGAACTTAAAGTGCTCCATGAGTGCAATTTCCCGCATATAGTTGGCTTCTATGGGGCCTTTTACAGCGATGGAGAGATAAGCATATGCATGGAATATATGGATGGCGGCTCACTAGATCTCATATTGAAACGAGCTGGCCGCATACCCGAATCCATATTGGGTCGCATCACTTTGGCGGTACTCAAAGGATTGAGCTATTTACGAGACAAGCATGCTATTATTCATAGGGATGTGAAGCCAAGTAATATACTCGTCAATAGCAGCGGAGAGATAAAAATCTGTGATTTTGGTGTATCGGGTCAATTGATTGACTCGATGGCCAACTCCTTCGTGGGCACACGCAGTTACATGTCG CCGGAACGATTACAAGGTACTCACTATTCAGTACAGTCGGACATTTGGTCGTTGGGCCTATCCTTAGTTGAAATGGCCATCGGCATGTATCCAATACCACCACCAGATACTGTAACCATGGAGGCCATTTTCGCTGAGAACTCTGATGGTGATGGGAATCAAACTGTATTGGAGCCAAAAGTGATGGCCATATTTGAACTGCTTGATTATATTGTTAATGAACCGCCACCTAAATTGGaacataaaatattttccGATGAGTTTAAGGACTTTGTAGACATCTGCCTCAAAAAGCAGCCCGATGAACGGGCCGATCTCAAGACCCTTCTG AGTCATCGCTGGATACGAAAAGCGGAGCTAGAGGAAGTAGATATATCAGGTTGGGTCTGCAAGACAATGGATTTGCCGCCATCGACGCCAAAGCGCAATACATCGCCCAACTAA
- the LOC6648269 gene encoding uncharacterized protein LOC6648269, whose amino-acid sequence MKEHFRKRQERYEFKPAGSEASEELINVSNQNGDSLAKLAYNLYRLSKDDHIVIDRKRNEVIRTDAVTNQMTIYRCRDPISMGMRQPEMESKHNPVPKVGRPQKRPSTTQTISQTNGSAKLVKLEEDTEPSGAKDVDSLVRTRSGRLVRPSMPQPSLISVASAPEPSSAQMLEALVSELRDTDYRVPVSAALKKQSVPVKKDIATPPPARSVPVDAICPGCNKIFLGRRMQRHFVKFPDHMPRSQEPQQQVFSNPPVAQPSLFGLLTAQLQRHSHLSEEQRADLFLHELTDFVEQLQLRSTRLIRNTSGLHFVNARISRVLGIPEGQYALDMSAMESPQAPTPEPEQLQLLQNGQGTHGNQNLVDYTGLSMSLDDTLTDEAAQRLNLSVGGKLLPPSEESLLRNVGDLMQPPVPVVMAAPPTVVGNGYDHASDNAVEALSMKETPNNGAILDLNVEFFQFNQN is encoded by the exons ATGAAGGAGCATTTTCGGAAAAGGCAAGAGCGCTATGAATTTAAGCCTGCGGGGAGCGAAGCTTCTGAGGAGCTCATCAATGTGTCGAATCAGAACGGTGATTCACTAGCTAAGCTGGCGTATAATTTGTACAGATTGTCAAAGGACGATCACATTGTTATTGATCG aaAGCGGAATGAGGTGATCCGTACAGATGCTGTCACCAATCAAATGACAATCTATCGCTGTCGTGATCCCATTAGCATGGGCATGCGCCAGCCTGAGATGGAGAGCAAACACAATCCTGTTCCTAAAGTGGGACGTCCACAGAAACGGCCCAGCACGACGCAAACTATTTCACAAACAAACGGATCCGCCAAACTAGTCAAATTGGAGGAGGATACGGAACCTAGTGGCGCAAAAGATGTCGATTCCCTAGTTCGAACTCGATCTGGACGTTTGGTGCGTCCGTCAATGCCCCAACCAAGTCTTATATCCGTGGCATCTGCACCAGAGCCGAGTTCTGCACAGATGCTGGAAGCGTTGGTCTCCGAATTGCGGGATACGGATTATCGAGTACCAGTTTCCGCGGCGCTGAAAAAACAATCAGTTCCTGTCAAGAAAGATATTGCCACCCCTCCGCCTGCACGATCGGTTCCTGTGGATGCAATCTGTCCGGGATGTAACAAAATTTTTCTGGGTCGTCGCATGCAAAGACATTTTGTAAAGTTTCCCGATCACATGCCACGCTCTCAGGAGCCACAGCAGCAGGTGTTTTCCAATCCACCCGTAGCTCAGCCTTCCTTATTTGGTCTCTTAACCGCTCAATTGCAACGTCATTCTCATTTAAGCGAAGAGCAACGGGCTGACCTTTTTCTACACGAACTCACTGATTTTGTGGAACAACTTCAATTAAGAAGTACACGCCTGATTCGCAACACGTCCGGTCTGCATTTCGTAAACGCACGAATTTCCAGGGTCCTTGGCATACCCGAGGGTCAATACGCTCTGGACATGTCGGCCATGGAATCACCACAGGCACCCACGCCGGAACCGGAGCAATTGCAGCTATTACAGAACGGACAAGGGACACATGGCAATCAAAATCTTGTAGATTACACAGGACTGAGCATGTCTTTGGATGACACGTTAACAGATGAGGCAGCACAACGTTTAAATCTATCGGTAGGTGGCAAACTCTTGCCTCCATCCGAGGAGAGTCTGCTACGCAATGTCGGGGATCTAATGCAGCCGCCAGTGCCAGTGGTAATGGCCGCTCCACCCACAGTGGTGGGCAATGGCTACGATCATGCTAGCGATAATGCCGTTGAAGCCTTAAGTATGAAAGAGACGCCAAATAACGGCGCAATCTTGGATCTCAATGTGGAGTTTTTCCAAttcaatcaaaattaa